Proteins from one Physeter macrocephalus isolate SW-GA chromosome 16, ASM283717v5, whole genome shotgun sequence genomic window:
- the EIF3F gene encoding eukaryotic translation initiation factor 3 subunit F translates to MATPAVPPSVPPATPTETPAAASDPAPAPAPASASAPAPAPVPAPTPAPASSSDPAAAAATTAAPGQTPASAPAPAQTPAQSLPGPALPGPFPGGRVVRLHPVILASIVDSYERRNEGAARVIGTLLGTVDKHSVEVTNCFSVPHNESEDEVAVDMEFAKNMYDLHKKVSPNELILGWYATGHDITEHSVLIHEYYSREAPNPIHLTVDTSLQNGRMSIKAYVSTLMGVPGRTMGVMFTPLTVKYAYYDTERIGVDLIMKTCFSPNRVIGLSSDLQQVGGASARIQDALSTVLQYAEDVLSGKVSADNTVGRFLMSLVNQVPKIVPEDFETMLNSNINDLLMVTYLANLTQSQIALNEKLVNL, encoded by the exons ATGGCCACACCGGCAGTACCGCCGAGCGTGCCTCCCGCCACCCCAACCGAAACCCCGGCTGCGGCCTCAGACCCGGCCCCggctccagccccagcctcagcctcagcGCCGGCTCCAGCGCCGGTTCCAGCTCCAACGCCGGCTCCAGCCTCATCCTCAGACCCGGCGGCAGCAGCGGCTACGACCGCGGCTCCGGGCCAGACCCCGGCCTCAGCGCCAGCCCCAGCGCAGACCCCGGCACAGTCGCTGCCTGGCCCGGCTCTCCCAGGCCCCTTCCCTGGCGGCCGCGTGGTCCGGCTGCACCCGGTCATTTTGGCCTCCATCGTGGACAGCTACGAGCGACGCAACGAGGGCGCTGCCCGAGTCATCGGGACCCTGCTGG GAACCGTTGACAAGCACTCAGTGGAAGTCACCAACTGCTTTTCAGTGCCGCACAATGAGTCAGAAGATGAG GTGGCTGTTGACATGGAATTTGCTAAGAACATGTATGATTTGCACAAGAAAGTCTCTCCAAATGAGCTCATCCTGGGCTG GTATGCTACAGGCCATGACATCACAGAGCACTCAGTGCTGATCCATGAGTACTACAGCCGGGAAGCCCCCAACCCCATTCACCTCACAGTGGACACGAGCCTCCAGAACGGCCGCATGAGCATTAAGGCCTACGTCAG CACTTTAATGGGTGTTCCTGGGAGGACCATGGGGGTGATGTTCACCCCTCTGACAGTGAAATACGCATATTATGACACTGAACGCATTGGAG TTGACCTGATCATGAAGACCTGTTTTAGCCCCAACCGGGTAATCGGCCTCTCCAGTGACTTGCAGCAAGTGGGAGGGGCATCGGCCCGCATCCAGGACGCCCTCAGCACAGTGTTGCAGTATGCGGAGGACGTGCTG TCTGGAAAGGTGTCAGCTGACAATACCGTGGGCcgcttcttgatgagtctggttaaccAAGTACCCAAAATAGTTCCTGAGGACTTCGAGACCATGCTCAACAGCAACATCAAC GACCTGCTGATGGTGACCTACCTGGCCAATCTCACGCAGTCACAAATTGCCCTCAATGAGAAACTTGTGAACCTGTGA
- the NLRP10 gene encoding LOW QUALITY PROTEIN: NACHT, LRR and PYD domains-containing protein 10 (The sequence of the model RefSeq protein was modified relative to this genomic sequence to represent the inferred CDS: inserted 6 bases in 5 codons; deleted 7 bases in 5 codons; substituted 5 bases at 5 genomic stop codons), with amino-acid sequence MDLSIGLGEQIIKDFPGQKALLGALSDLEDNNFELLKFHLQDGTLLEGQCHLARGEMEGLSRVDVAPWLILMCGAQEAVKLVLKVLTVMNLLELMDXLSHTCLKDYGEMYXEHVHGPEERQERGIXGGYNQLLLVATPSSGSPASSACLPQPTAXSVTVEALLDPGGKPSQVPRIVVLQGSAGMGRTTLAXKMVLDWTTGTLYPGQLDDVFYVSCREAVLLPEGRLDQLLFWRCGENQAPITEILRQPEWLLFILDDCNEMQRPFAERLKRPRCSPTEDVLHLLMGRNANAPRSALLITTWALALXNLESFLREPHHVHVLGXKPERRRYFNSYFTDEEQARNALDIVQRNDVLNKACQVPGICCVVCSWLKGQIERGREVLEMPGNCTDIFTAYVSTFLLHSAPGACSELTLDKVLRXLCPLAAEGIVFEEGDLRKHSLDGLSLAAFVSSYSYQEGLDIKKYSFYCISLXEFFHAMSYLVEEDWSQLAGGECCREVNRLLDEKXQTGSEAMALSMQFLFDMSKKEGSSNWELKFCLKISPSIKQDLKCLKERMDSIKHFRTWDLEFSLYESKGKGLIKGVQRSDVAFQMEHFSEKKFHRRNSFSVKTSLSNGQKEEKECPIVGKSNRAGIQKSTSNGKGRGTQELETRRLGAAGRGAE; translated from the exons ATGGACCTCTCCATAGGGCTTGGGGAGCAGATCATTAAGGACTTCCCAGGCCAA AAGGCATTGCTCGGGGCCTTGAGTGACCTTGAGGACAATAACTTCGAGCTACTGAAGTTCCACTTACAGGATGGAACCCTGCTGGAGGGTCAGTGCCACCTGGCCCGAGGGGAGATGGAGGGTCTGAGTCGGGTGGATGTGGCTCCATGGCTGATCTTAATGTGTGGAGCCCAGGAGGCTGTGAAACTGGTGCTCAAGGTCTTGACAGTCATGAACCTGTTGGAGCTCATGGACTAGCTCAGCCACACGTGTCTGAAAG ATTATGGAGAAATGTACTGAGAGCACGTGCACGGCCCAGAGGAGCGGCAAGAACGGGGCA GGGGCGGCTACAACCAGCTGCTCCTGGTGGCCACGCCCAGCTCAGGGAGCCCAGCGTCATCTGCCTGTCTGCCCCAGCCCACTG GCTCTGTTACAGTGGAGGCTCTATTAGATCCAGGGGGAAAGCCCTCCCAGGTCCCACGCATAGTGGTGCTACAGGGGTCAGCTGGCATGGGAAGGACAACACTGG AGAAAATGGTGCTGGACTGGACCACTGGCACCCTGTACCCGGGCCAGTTGGATGATGTCTTTTATGTGAGCTGCAGAGAAGCGGTCCTGCTGCCGGAGGGCAGACTGGACCAGCTCCTCTTCTGGCGTTGTGGGGAAAATCAAGCGCCCATCACAGAGATTCTGAGGCAGCCT GAGTGGCTCCTGTTCATCCTGGATGACTGCAATGAGATGCAGAGG CCCTTTGCAGAGAGGTTGAAGAGGCCGAGGTGCAGTCCCACGGAGGATGTGCTGCACCTTCTGATGGGGAGGAATGCTAATGCTCCCAGGTCTGCCCTTCTCATCACCACCTGGGCGCTGGCTTTGTGAAATCTGGAGTCCTTTCTGAGAGAACCACACCATGTCCACGTCCTCGG GAAGCCTGAGAGGAGGAGGTATTTCAACTCCTACTTCACAGACGAGGAGCAAGCCAGAAATGCCCTTGACATTGTGCAAAGAAATGATGTTCTC AACAAAGCATGTCAGGTTCCAGGCATTTGCTGCGTGGTCTGCTCCTGGCTGAAGGGGCAGATAGAGCGAGGCAGAGAGGTCTTGGAGATGCCCGGTAATTGTACTGACATCTTCACGGCCTATGTCTCCACCTTCCTGCTCCACAGTGCCCCTGGGGCTTGCTCTGAGCTTACCCTGGACAAGGTCCTGA GGCTGTGCCCCTTGGCAGCTGAGGGCATCGTGTTTGAAGAAGGTGACCTCAGGAAGCACAGTTTAGATGGGCTCAGCCTTGCTGCTTTCGTGAGCAGCTACAGCTACCAAGAGGGACTTGACATCAAGAAGTATAGCTTTTACTGCATTAGCTTATAGGAATTTTTTCATGCCATGTCCTACCTGGTGGAAGAGGACTGGAGCCAGCTGGCC GGGGGAGAGTGCTGCAGAGAAGTGAATAGGCTGCTAGATGAAAAGTAGCAGACAGGGAGTGAGGCGATGGCCCTCAGTATGCAGTTTTTATTCGACATGTCGAAAAAAGAGGGCTCCTCGAACTGGGAGCTAAAGTTCTGCCTCAAAATTTCTCCCTCGATAAAGCAGGATCTGAAGTGTCTTAAAGAACGAATGGATTCTATAAAGCATTTTAGGACTTGGGATTTGGAATTCTCCCTGTATGAATCTAAAGGAAAGGGGTTGATAAAGGGTGTTCAGAGGAGTGATGTAGCGTTTCAGATGGAACAT TTCAGTGAAAAGAAATTTCATAGAAGGAACTCATTTTCTGTCAAAACCAGCTTGAGTAATGG acagaaagaggagaaagaatgtCCAATTGTGGGCAAAAGTAATAGAGCAGGAATCCAAAAGTCAACGTCTAATGGAAAAGGCAGAGGGACACAGGAACTAGAGACAAGGAGATTAGGAGCAGCAGGGCGTGGGGCAGAGTAA